The Fimbriimonas ginsengisoli Gsoil 348 genome window below encodes:
- a CDS encoding GntR family transcriptional regulator, whose amino-acid sequence MAEEPRDESGRGYQAIADELRDQIRAGLYLPGAFLPTERELQETFRVSRSTVRRALSALAESGWAEVKPKRGVAAKLGPAQEIGGNVAFIDHADVVNERLFFGLSRALQGTGLHLIHVDSRVFGVEGAMEYAADQGFVAAFVWSKVGFPDTERVRAVQRRLPLIALDHGLKGVSTDLITEDNFGGARTIANHLANQGRRRIAISGMMDMLEINHDRFSGFLSGLFDNGLTPRPRDFVFCMTSGYESPDTELLAKRLGDPDRPDAVFVLQDMLVPPVVEAIFAAGLRVPEDVAVASFGGETPIAIDDVGLTTVAIDWSEFAKECVRVLQSRLRTPLETFDRVVLTVSLVVRGSCGAPRDKWGTLPSFRADVASGPRWRPQSDQVHLRSDTIHSTPPLVPL is encoded by the coding sequence GTGGCGGAAGAACCAAGAGACGAATCCGGGCGGGGCTATCAGGCGATCGCGGACGAGCTTCGGGACCAGATTCGGGCCGGTCTGTACTTACCAGGGGCGTTTTTGCCCACGGAACGGGAACTCCAGGAGACGTTCCGAGTTAGCCGGAGCACAGTTCGGCGGGCGCTGTCCGCTTTGGCGGAAAGCGGGTGGGCCGAGGTTAAGCCTAAGCGGGGGGTAGCGGCCAAGCTGGGTCCCGCGCAAGAAATCGGCGGAAACGTGGCGTTCATCGACCACGCGGACGTCGTCAACGAGAGACTGTTTTTTGGCCTCAGTCGAGCCCTGCAAGGCACGGGACTGCACTTGATCCACGTCGACTCGCGGGTGTTTGGCGTGGAAGGGGCCATGGAGTATGCGGCGGATCAGGGGTTCGTCGCCGCCTTCGTTTGGTCTAAGGTCGGGTTCCCAGATACGGAGCGGGTGCGAGCCGTTCAGCGCCGACTTCCCCTCATTGCCCTCGATCACGGACTCAAGGGGGTCTCCACCGACCTGATCACGGAAGACAATTTCGGCGGCGCGCGAACGATCGCAAACCACCTTGCGAATCAGGGGCGGCGGCGCATCGCCATTAGCGGGATGATGGACATGCTGGAGATCAACCACGATCGTTTCTCCGGCTTTCTCAGCGGGCTGTTCGACAACGGCTTGACACCTCGGCCACGCGACTTCGTCTTCTGCATGACAAGCGGGTACGAGTCTCCGGATACCGAACTGCTGGCAAAACGGCTCGGCGATCCCGATCGGCCGGACGCCGTCTTCGTGCTCCAAGACATGCTGGTTCCCCCGGTGGTCGAGGCGATCTTCGCCGCGGGGCTTCGGGTGCCGGAGGATGTCGCCGTCGCGTCGTTCGGCGGGGAAACACCGATCGCGATCGACGATGTCGGGCTTACGACCGTCGCCATCGATTGGTCGGAGTTTGCTAAAGAGTGCGTTCGGGTTCTCCAAAGTCGACTCCGGACCCCGCTGGAGACTTTTGATCGGGTGGTGTTGACGGTTTCGCTCGTCGTCCGCGGGTCGTGCGGCGCTCCACGCGACAAATGGGGAACCCTACCGTCATTTCGGGCCGATGTAGCTTCGGGTCCGCGCTGGCGGCCCCAGAGCGACCAGGTCCATCTACGGTCCGATACGATCCACTCGACGCCGCCGCTGGTGCCCTTGTAG
- a CDS encoding pyridoxal phosphate-dependent decarboxylase family protein produces MNDSLQALNEAILSAFRVEELPALPVASVEDLRRRVSNGFDFDRPHALPDLIGLAAGLLRDGAVHTPHPRYFGLFNPAVTEGSVAGDALVAAFNPQLAAYSHSPAAQEIERHTIRALASRMGLPEATTGHFTSGGSEANQTAVLLALTHHFPSFGDDGAASLPGAPRMYVSELAHDSFTKIAHSAGIGRRAVRKVPVDEDLRMDMPSLREAIAEDRAGGSVPFMVVGTAGTTAGGAIDPLQGLALLAEDEGLWFHVDAAWGGGALISERRRSLMTGIDRAHSVTFDAHKWLSVPMGAGMIFTRHAATVGETFRVAAGYMPNRTEHGLDPFVSSLQWSRRFTGMKVAMSLAHLGWDGYADIVERQFSLADELRERLVSAGWIVLNRTELPLVLFSHPSIESGKATFEEVLDRVYAQNDAWISIAPLRPGRRALRACITSIHTRSEDVERLVEICEQARQESS; encoded by the coding sequence GTGAACGACTCCCTTCAAGCTCTTAACGAAGCAATCCTTTCCGCCTTTCGTGTGGAGGAGTTGCCGGCGTTGCCAGTCGCCTCGGTGGAAGACCTTAGGCGAAGGGTCAGCAATGGATTCGACTTCGATAGGCCGCACGCATTGCCGGATCTGATCGGCCTAGCGGCGGGATTGCTCCGCGACGGAGCGGTTCATACCCCGCACCCCCGCTACTTCGGGCTGTTCAATCCGGCGGTTACGGAGGGTTCGGTCGCGGGAGACGCGCTGGTAGCCGCATTCAACCCGCAGCTTGCCGCCTATTCCCATTCACCGGCCGCGCAGGAGATCGAGCGGCATACGATTCGCGCCCTGGCATCGCGCATGGGGTTACCGGAGGCGACGACCGGGCACTTCACCTCGGGGGGCTCGGAGGCGAATCAAACGGCGGTTCTACTCGCCCTCACCCACCACTTCCCTTCCTTCGGTGACGATGGGGCCGCCTCCCTGCCCGGTGCTCCACGAATGTATGTGTCGGAGCTGGCGCACGACTCGTTTACCAAGATTGCCCATTCGGCCGGTATCGGACGCCGGGCGGTGCGGAAAGTCCCAGTCGACGAAGACCTGCGAATGGATATGCCGTCGCTTCGGGAGGCGATCGCGGAGGACCGGGCTGGGGGATCGGTGCCGTTTATGGTCGTTGGGACGGCGGGGACGACGGCGGGCGGGGCGATCGATCCGCTCCAAGGTTTGGCCTTGCTCGCGGAAGACGAGGGGCTCTGGTTCCACGTAGATGCGGCCTGGGGCGGTGGCGCGCTCATTTCGGAGCGGCGACGTTCGCTCATGACCGGGATCGACCGGGCCCACTCGGTGACCTTCGACGCTCACAAATGGCTCTCGGTGCCGATGGGGGCGGGGATGATCTTTACCAGGCACGCGGCTACGGTCGGAGAGACGTTCCGAGTTGCGGCCGGCTATATGCCCAATCGAACCGAGCACGGTCTGGATCCGTTCGTCAGCTCGCTTCAATGGTCGCGCCGCTTCACGGGGATGAAGGTGGCGATGAGCCTGGCCCACCTCGGTTGGGACGGCTACGCCGACATCGTGGAGCGGCAGTTCTCTCTGGCGGACGAGTTGCGCGAGCGACTTGTGAGCGCCGGCTGGATCGTGTTGAACCGAACCGAGTTGCCACTCGTCCTCTTCTCGCACCCGTCGATCGAGTCGGGAAAGGCCACCTTCGAGGAAGTGCTCGACCGGGTTTACGCGCAAAACGACGCCTGGATCTCGATCGCCCCACTCCGCCCCGGCCGCCGCGCCCTCCGGGCGTGTATCACCAGCATTCACACGCGGTCGGAAGACGTGGAGCGGCTGGTTGAGATCTGCGAGCAAGCCCGGCAGGAATCGAGCTAG
- the queA gene encoding tRNA preQ1(34) S-adenosylmethionine ribosyltransferase-isomerase QueA — MDRAASRLLHLDRSTGEVRHRAFREVVDLLREGDLLVLNDTRVSAVRLIGHKPTGGTVEALLLREEAPGVYEALIKPGRRMRPGAEVLFEGELQAEVLEEREEGRKLLQFAPQADLKDRLSTFGLAPLPPYIHEALRDKERYQTVYGRHEGSAAAPTAGLHFTPEIFDVLARKGVETARVTLHVGLDTFRPVQAEDPSDHPIHGERCDISQETASKINGARGRIIAVGTTSVRTLETFAVDRRRVEPGERVSRLYIRPGYDFRIVDGMFTNFHMPRTTMLMMISAMAGRENVMKAYREALSESYRFLSFGDSMLIL; from the coding sequence GTGGACCGGGCCGCCTCTCGCCTACTCCACCTGGACCGCTCCACCGGTGAAGTGCGCCATCGGGCGTTCCGGGAGGTGGTGGACCTCCTACGCGAGGGCGACCTCCTGGTGCTGAACGATACGCGGGTCTCCGCGGTGCGGCTGATCGGGCACAAGCCGACCGGCGGAACGGTCGAGGCACTGCTGCTACGGGAGGAGGCGCCGGGGGTTTACGAGGCGCTGATTAAGCCGGGCCGGCGGATGCGCCCGGGAGCCGAGGTTTTGTTCGAGGGAGAGCTTCAGGCCGAAGTTTTGGAGGAACGAGAAGAGGGTCGAAAATTGCTTCAGTTCGCGCCCCAAGCGGACCTCAAAGACCGGTTGAGCACTTTCGGCCTCGCGCCGCTCCCTCCGTACATCCATGAGGCGCTCCGGGATAAGGAGCGATACCAGACGGTTTATGGCCGCCACGAAGGCAGCGCGGCCGCGCCGACGGCGGGGCTCCATTTTACGCCGGAGATCTTCGATGTATTGGCTCGGAAGGGGGTGGAGACGGCGCGCGTGACGCTGCATGTAGGGCTAGACACGTTTCGACCGGTCCAGGCCGAAGACCCGTCCGATCATCCCATTCATGGCGAGAGATGCGATATATCGCAAGAAACCGCATCAAAGATAAACGGGGCGCGGGGCAGAATCATCGCAGTAGGAACGACATCGGTTCGTACGCTCGAGACGTTCGCCGTGGACCGTCGCCGGGTAGAGCCGGGAGAGAGGGTGTCGAGGCTCTATATAAGGCCCGGATACGATTTTCGGATCGTCGACGGGATGTTCACCAACTTTCACATGCCCCGCACGACGATGCTGATGATGATTTCGGCGATGGCCGGGCGGGAGAATGTGATGAAGGCATATCGCGAAGCGCTATCGGAAAGCTATCGCTTTTTGAGCTTTGGAGACTCAATGCTGATCCTCTAA
- a CDS encoding serine hydrolase domain-containing protein, which yields MSLAFASAAAPPSDFKSRIDKFLRVSAESMGIPGFAYAVVKDGKVICQGAHGLSNLTYKVRATPKTPFLLASITKQFTAAAIMRLAEQGKVKIDEPISTYLADAPESWHAITVRNLLNHTGGLKDRFEEKNTSLWRLNYSELAMYEAAKSTPVDFAPGTAWQYTDQGYFLLGRIIEEVSGQKYRAFLEESFFKPLGMTSTTTIAMKEIVPNLAEGYAMEGGKIIHNHRRTDYGLVSHFGVISTVGDLAKWVIAMNSGKALKPETVKEMWTPARLADGSEVTGTSGSYGLGWFLEWLNGHRVVQHGGATGTALYTLPDDHLAVIVLTNLEQLSGGNATSLAQSVAKFMVPDASWGSLRPLEDQGQHAEFTTELRHVLSAENANESLYDPTFYRLYRTALASQKAQLAQLGKPLSVDLLFVRPTGSVHTLGYRVKYKDLTLYATVRVGADGKIRYLGAENEELP from the coding sequence ATGTCACTTGCCTTCGCTTCCGCCGCCGCGCCTCCATCCGATTTCAAATCTCGGATCGACAAGTTCCTTCGAGTCTCGGCGGAATCGATGGGGATCCCGGGGTTTGCCTATGCCGTCGTAAAGGACGGCAAAGTGATCTGCCAGGGGGCGCATGGACTGTCGAATCTCACCTACAAGGTTCGCGCGACACCCAAGACCCCGTTCCTTCTCGCGTCGATTACGAAGCAGTTCACCGCAGCCGCGATCATGCGTTTGGCCGAACAGGGCAAGGTCAAGATCGACGAGCCGATCTCCACGTACCTGGCCGACGCCCCGGAGTCCTGGCATGCAATCACCGTGCGGAACTTGCTCAACCATACGGGGGGCCTCAAAGATCGCTTCGAGGAGAAAAACACCTCGCTGTGGCGGCTGAACTATTCGGAGCTGGCCATGTACGAAGCTGCCAAGTCTACGCCCGTCGATTTCGCTCCCGGCACCGCGTGGCAATACACCGACCAGGGCTATTTCCTTCTCGGACGCATCATCGAAGAGGTCTCTGGGCAGAAGTACCGAGCGTTTCTGGAGGAGAGCTTCTTCAAACCGCTTGGGATGACCTCCACGACCACGATCGCGATGAAGGAAATCGTTCCCAATCTGGCGGAAGGTTATGCCATGGAAGGTGGCAAGATCATCCATAACCACCGCCGCACCGACTACGGCCTGGTGTCACATTTCGGCGTGATCTCGACCGTTGGGGACCTCGCGAAGTGGGTAATCGCGATGAATTCTGGGAAAGCTCTGAAGCCGGAGACGGTGAAAGAGATGTGGACCCCCGCCCGATTGGCGGACGGCTCCGAGGTGACAGGGACGTCGGGCTCGTATGGACTCGGCTGGTTTCTTGAATGGCTCAACGGCCATCGCGTCGTTCAACACGGCGGCGCGACCGGAACCGCCCTCTACACCTTGCCCGACGACCACTTGGCCGTGATCGTGTTGACTAATCTGGAGCAGCTCTCCGGCGGCAACGCCACCTCTCTCGCCCAAAGCGTGGCCAAGTTCATGGTGCCAGACGCGTCGTGGGGGAGCTTGCGCCCGCTTGAGGATCAAGGTCAGCATGCCGAGTTCACGACCGAGCTACGGCATGTGCTATCCGCGGAAAACGCGAACGAGTCGCTTTACGATCCGACTTTCTACCGCCTCTACCGCACGGCCCTGGCGTCCCAGAAAGCCCAGCTTGCCCAGTTAGGGAAGCCGCTTTCCGTCGACCTGCTATTCGTACGGCCAACCGGCTCCGTCCACACCCTCGGTTACCGGGTCAAGTACAAAGACCTCACCCTCTACGCCACCGTCCGCGTCGGCGCCGACGGCAAAATCCGCTACCTCGGCGCGGAAAACGAAGAGCTGCCCTAA
- a CDS encoding thymidine kinase yields MTKQMGKITVVCGSMFAGKSEELIRLARRALYARKVVQVFKPTIDIRYDEAMVVTHMGVSHEAAPVKSVREIREQVEKETQVVLVEEAQFFDDSIVDFAVEMADAGREVILAGLDQDFRRQPFGPMPKLMAVADEVIKLRAICMKCGAPASHTYRVINGKPAHWDDPIILIGATESYEARCRRCYKVRGVRR; encoded by the coding sequence ATGACCAAGCAAATGGGAAAGATAACCGTCGTCTGCGGCTCCATGTTCGCGGGGAAGAGTGAGGAGTTGATTCGGCTTGCTCGGAGGGCTTTGTATGCGCGGAAGGTGGTGCAGGTGTTTAAGCCGACCATCGACATTCGCTACGACGAAGCGATGGTCGTGACGCATATGGGGGTGTCGCATGAGGCGGCGCCGGTGAAATCGGTACGCGAGATCCGCGAACAGGTGGAGAAAGAGACGCAGGTCGTGTTGGTGGAGGAGGCGCAGTTCTTCGACGATTCGATCGTCGACTTCGCGGTGGAAATGGCCGACGCGGGGCGCGAAGTAATCCTCGCGGGGTTAGACCAAGATTTTCGACGCCAACCCTTTGGACCGATGCCTAAGCTAATGGCGGTCGCCGACGAGGTCATTAAGCTCCGCGCCATCTGTATGAAGTGCGGCGCCCCGGCAAGCCACACCTACCGAGTTATCAACGGCAAACCGGCCCACTGGGACGATCCGATTATTCTGATCGGAGCCACCGAATCGTACGAGGCGCGGTGCCGGCGCTGTTATAAGGTGCGAGGCGTTAGGCGTTAG
- a CDS encoding helix-turn-helix domain-containing protein: MRTETLTKGEVVIHPARLRIVQTLQGRKMTTRQIGEAVPDLPPASLYRHLKLLKDHGIVEVVEQHPRNGISESVYALVRGSTRLSREEFAAISGEAHQRYYAVFLGALSTVVNRYFEEPERDTTRDGMTYFIANLNLSDDQRQRLRLDLLDLIRRYSAEPIADEHRPTQVGISLSPDLLAVAPALDSEPSQ; this comes from the coding sequence GTGAGAACTGAGACTCTAACAAAGGGAGAGGTGGTCATCCACCCGGCTCGACTGCGAATCGTGCAGACGCTGCAAGGGAGAAAAATGACGACTCGCCAAATTGGTGAGGCGGTCCCCGATCTGCCTCCGGCGTCGCTCTACCGTCACCTGAAACTTCTCAAAGATCACGGCATCGTCGAGGTGGTCGAGCAGCATCCGCGTAACGGGATATCCGAGTCCGTCTACGCTCTCGTACGCGGCTCGACTCGCCTAAGTCGCGAGGAATTCGCCGCGATCTCGGGCGAAGCCCATCAGAGGTATTACGCCGTGTTCCTGGGGGCGCTGTCCACCGTCGTCAACCGCTACTTCGAAGAGCCGGAACGCGATACGACGCGCGACGGGATGACCTACTTCATCGCCAACCTGAATCTTTCGGACGACCAACGGCAACGGCTCCGCTTAGACCTACTCGACCTTATCCGCCGTTACTCGGCCGAGCCGATCGCCGACGAACACCGTCCCACCCAGGTTGGAATCTCACTGTCGCCCGACCTTCTCGCCGTTGCACCCGCTCTCGACTCCGAGCCATCCCAATGA
- a CDS encoding four helix bundle protein, whose amino-acid sequence MAEPVKHHRDLEVRKKAFALAMRIFELSSSFPKEERYALTDQIRRSSRSVTANMAEAWQKRRYEAAFCAKLSDSCAEAAETQEWLDFAFACGYIDSSTFDELDEGYSKVLSTLRAMQFHSAQWCLREQPQSTIHKPQST is encoded by the coding sequence ATGGCTGAGCCGGTAAAGCATCATCGCGATCTGGAGGTACGAAAAAAGGCGTTTGCTTTGGCAATGCGCATTTTCGAACTGTCTTCTTCCTTTCCAAAGGAAGAGCGTTACGCCCTGACCGACCAAATAAGGCGCTCATCACGCTCGGTGACCGCGAATATGGCGGAGGCGTGGCAGAAAAGGCGGTACGAAGCAGCCTTTTGCGCCAAGCTTTCCGATTCTTGCGCTGAAGCGGCGGAGACGCAAGAGTGGCTCGACTTCGCATTTGCATGCGGGTACATCGACTCGTCCACCTTCGATGAACTTGACGAAGGCTATTCCAAGGTTTTGTCAACGTTGAGAGCTATGCAATTTCACTCTGCCCAATGGTGCTTACGGGAGCAACCTCAGTCCACAATTCACAAGCCACAGTCCACATGA
- a CDS encoding glycoside hydrolase family 172 protein, translated as MLGSIVLAVAALVLFQQGLEDLTRLRDVRSQRSSSSSKDFRTSNVDFRFIKPGESLTLLDAKGPGTVRRIWLTVLPSEPAYSRLMTIRIYWDGEESPSVESPLGDFFGVGHGIDAPFESAPVRASADGKARSCVWAMPFRKSARITVTNDGTQATWGFYYMVDWECGRVNPTAPYFHASYRQQFPCRPGNYVIADLRGNGHYVGTVLSVRSTSPGWWGEGDDFFSIDGERDPSLRGTGLEDYFGEAWGLHRGSGLYSGVPVLEDMETGARATAYRWHIPDPVRFRRSLKVEIEHKGVAFGADGKDLGNNNERADEYSSTAFWYQMEPHAPFPPMPSGPDRLPFDYRNFVEMESLAGQVTTSTGKVETAKVNGLRGNAELEWLAPQDGEELRVPFTVKQAGLNQLYVLGTFRWDGGLAEFLVDGQRIGKASFYSAGYDMHREITFPFWPLSAGAHVLTVRCVGKDPASQGRWFGLDGMIVQPLRR; from the coding sequence ATGCTTGGCAGCATCGTGCTCGCCGTTGCCGCGCTCGTTTTGTTTCAACAAGGTCTGGAGGATCTGACGCGACTTCGGGACGTCCGGAGCCAGCGAAGCTCCTCGTCCAGCAAGGATTTCCGGACCTCGAACGTCGACTTCAGGTTCATTAAGCCTGGCGAGAGCCTAACCTTGCTCGACGCGAAAGGACCCGGCACGGTGCGCCGGATCTGGCTAACGGTTCTGCCTTCAGAACCGGCCTACTCGCGGCTCATGACGATCCGCATCTATTGGGACGGCGAGGAATCGCCAAGCGTGGAGTCGCCGCTGGGGGACTTCTTCGGAGTAGGGCATGGGATTGACGCTCCGTTTGAATCGGCGCCAGTCCGCGCATCGGCCGATGGGAAGGCGCGGAGTTGCGTATGGGCCATGCCGTTCCGTAAGTCGGCCCGAATCACGGTGACGAACGACGGCACCCAAGCCACGTGGGGGTTCTATTACATGGTGGACTGGGAGTGTGGGCGCGTTAATCCCACGGCGCCGTACTTCCACGCCTCCTATCGGCAACAGTTCCCTTGCCGCCCCGGCAACTACGTCATTGCCGATCTGCGGGGGAACGGCCATTACGTGGGAACGGTGCTCAGCGTTCGGTCGACGTCGCCAGGTTGGTGGGGCGAGGGGGACGATTTCTTCTCTATCGACGGCGAGCGGGATCCCTCGCTACGAGGCACCGGGTTAGAGGATTACTTCGGAGAGGCGTGGGGGCTTCATAGGGGGTCGGGGTTGTACTCGGGCGTACCGGTTCTGGAAGATATGGAGACCGGGGCCCGCGCCACCGCCTACCGTTGGCACATTCCCGATCCCGTTCGCTTTCGACGCAGCCTGAAAGTGGAGATCGAACATAAGGGAGTGGCGTTCGGCGCGGACGGCAAGGATCTTGGCAATAACAACGAGCGGGCGGACGAGTATTCCTCGACCGCGTTTTGGTACCAAATGGAGCCCCATGCTCCTTTTCCGCCGATGCCGAGCGGACCGGACCGATTGCCGTTCGACTACCGGAATTTCGTCGAGATGGAAAGTTTGGCCGGGCAAGTTACCACTTCGACCGGCAAGGTCGAGACGGCAAAGGTGAACGGGCTACGGGGGAATGCCGAGCTCGAGTGGCTCGCTCCACAAGACGGCGAGGAACTAAGGGTTCCGTTTACGGTGAAGCAAGCCGGCCTTAACCAGCTCTACGTCTTGGGCACGTTCAGGTGGGACGGCGGCCTGGCCGAGTTCCTGGTCGACGGGCAACGGATCGGTAAAGCATCGTTCTACAGTGCGGGCTACGACATGCACCGGGAGATTACGTTTCCCTTTTGGCCGCTGTCCGCGGGGGCTCATGTGCTGACCGTTCGCTGCGTGGGGAAAGATCCGGCGTCGCAAGGGCGGTGGTTCGGTTTGGATGGGATGATCGTGCAACCGTTGCGGCGCTAA
- a CDS encoding helix-turn-helix domain-containing protein has product MRTNNFDPLAYIESAFLDKEGERDEHVEGRDLDTLTIPSITDYLTGGRASISIVDPREDIPEAGEPEKRAKFRKTVMSAPRPRRSRKLEGDTEQTIDPELRTVWQALPKNVAFLCSFYDDSVTKNYYRGEFKETRQDLIRRLLDPELSLEETSRLLGVCPATVRRYTNRGWLAHHRTTGGQRRFRLSDVVKFVDEHGRFPEE; this is encoded by the coding sequence TTGAGAACGAACAATTTTGATCCACTTGCTTATATTGAAAGCGCGTTCCTCGACAAGGAGGGCGAGCGCGACGAGCATGTGGAGGGTCGTGACCTTGACACCCTTACGATCCCCTCGATCACCGACTATCTAACTGGTGGCCGGGCTTCGATCAGCATCGTCGACCCGAGAGAAGATATCCCCGAGGCGGGCGAGCCGGAGAAGCGGGCGAAGTTTCGCAAGACGGTGATGAGCGCCCCACGTCCCCGGCGATCTCGAAAGCTGGAAGGCGATACCGAGCAGACGATCGATCCGGAGCTACGGACGGTTTGGCAGGCGTTGCCGAAGAACGTTGCGTTCCTCTGCAGCTTCTACGACGACTCGGTGACCAAGAATTATTACCGAGGCGAGTTCAAGGAGACCCGTCAGGATCTCATCCGGCGCTTGCTCGACCCCGAGCTTTCCCTGGAAGAGACGAGCCGATTGCTCGGCGTGTGTCCCGCTACGGTTCGCCGCTACACCAACCGAGGGTGGCTGGCCCACCACCGCACCACCGGCGGCCAGCGCCGCTTCCGCTTGAGCGACGTGGTGAAGTTCGTCGACGAGCACGGGCGCTTCCCCGAGGAGTGA
- a CDS encoding HAD family hydrolase — MTPKLVTFDCAATLVDLKWSPSGSVRLMTGRLGLELPDEAFAAYGELFLEWRPHYERANLTRDPAQLREFWSALYRTWLELHGYPAALAERFLVLGEELAYSGGDTWFPPFPDTRPCLERLRNQGMRMAVVSNWDLSLSRVLESIDLLAYFERVIASLEEGPEKPDPALFRIALERLGVEPNEVVHVGDSPRDDIDGAQAAGIRALLLDRRAEKSRPGVIRSLDELPEGFAWSA, encoded by the coding sequence TTGACTCCCAAGCTCGTCACCTTCGATTGCGCCGCGACCCTCGTCGACTTGAAATGGTCCCCCTCAGGCTCCGTCCGCCTGATGACCGGGCGACTCGGCTTGGAGCTACCGGATGAGGCGTTCGCCGCCTACGGCGAGCTGTTCTTGGAGTGGAGGCCGCACTATGAGCGTGCCAACCTTACTCGCGACCCGGCTCAGCTTCGGGAATTTTGGTCGGCGCTTTATCGGACATGGCTCGAACTTCACGGGTACCCGGCGGCGCTGGCCGAGCGGTTTTTGGTGCTTGGCGAGGAGCTCGCTTACAGTGGCGGAGACACCTGGTTTCCCCCGTTTCCGGACACCCGCCCTTGTCTGGAGCGGCTTCGCAACCAGGGGATGCGGATGGCAGTCGTTTCGAACTGGGACCTTTCCCTTTCGCGGGTCTTGGAGTCGATCGATCTGTTGGCCTACTTCGAACGGGTCATCGCTTCGTTAGAGGAGGGTCCGGAGAAGCCCGATCCCGCTCTTTTCCGGATCGCCTTGGAACGCCTAGGGGTGGAGCCTAACGAGGTGGTGCACGTTGGCGACAGCCCGAGGGACGATATCGATGGGGCCCAGGCGGCCGGGATACGCGCGCTGCTACTCGACCGCCGTGCGGAGAAGTCGCGTCCCGGAGTCATCCGCAGCCTGGACGAGTTGCCGGAGGGTTTCGCCTGGAGCGCCTGA
- a CDS encoding prepilin-type N-terminal cleavage/methylation domain-containing protein, with protein sequence MKQKAFTLIELLVVIAIIAILAAILFPVFAQAKAAAKKTQSLSNIKQVALATLMYNNDSDDVFVANGEPGPDNGWGWQMTWTVHVQPYMKNMDMLRDPSDTHAIVDGTGPRYSYWANGILGWGNGWEFRGVINASRSWFEMNPRSGTAVTKPAETIMFCTRTKVAPGSWQTTLEGAFSPWDGIITIADGTDMGVVLPGQKPDPWGKPDPTYKGLIDDTYSGQSVFSFVDGHAKAMKPSQTVDMGAPGAGGAISHKFTKMWDSLRDY encoded by the coding sequence ATGAAGCAAAAGGCCTTTACGCTCATCGAGCTTCTCGTCGTCATCGCAATCATCGCGATCTTGGCCGCCATCCTCTTCCCCGTCTTCGCGCAGGCGAAGGCCGCGGCCAAGAAGACCCAATCTCTGTCGAACATCAAACAGGTTGCCCTGGCGACGCTGATGTACAACAACGACAGCGACGACGTATTTGTGGCAAACGGCGAGCCCGGTCCGGATAACGGCTGGGGCTGGCAGATGACCTGGACCGTTCACGTGCAGCCGTACATGAAGAACATGGACATGCTGCGCGACCCGAGCGATACCCATGCGATCGTCGACGGCACCGGCCCGCGTTACAGCTATTGGGCCAACGGAATCCTGGGTTGGGGCAACGGTTGGGAATTCCGAGGCGTGATCAACGCGAGCCGAAGCTGGTTCGAAATGAACCCTCGAAGCGGAACCGCGGTGACCAAACCGGCCGAAACGATCATGTTCTGCACCCGAACGAAGGTCGCTCCCGGATCTTGGCAGACCACTCTCGAAGGAGCGTTTTCCCCGTGGGACGGCATCATCACGATCGCCGACGGCACCGACATGGGCGTGGTGCTACCGGGACAAAAACCGGACCCGTGGGGCAAGCCTGACCCCACTTATAAGGGGCTCATCGACGACACCTATTCCGGCCAGTCGGTTTTCTCGTTCGTCGATGGGCATGCCAAGGCGATGAAGCCGTCCCAGACCGTCGACATGGGGGCGCCGGGCGCCGGGGGCGCCATCTCGCATAAGTTCACCAAGATGTGGGACTCGCTCCGCGACTACTGA
- a CDS encoding FmdB family zinc ribbon protein has translation MPVFEYRCQSCHRKFSALVGMTAEPDDEKCPHCGSSDTAKLVSRFARYRNEDDRVDEIADRLETMGEPDSPAQMREMMKEMGRAMDEDVSGEMEEMFEADMAGEGGDEE, from the coding sequence GTGCCCGTTTTCGAATACCGATGCCAGAGCTGCCACCGAAAGTTTTCGGCCCTCGTCGGAATGACCGCCGAACCTGACGACGAAAAGTGCCCCCATTGCGGCAGCTCCGACACCGCGAAGCTGGTAAGCCGGTTTGCTCGGTACCGGAACGAGGACGACCGAGTCGACGAGATAGCGGACCGGCTGGAGACGATGGGAGAACCCGACTCCCCGGCTCAGATGCGAGAGATGATGAAAGAAATGGGACGGGCGATGGACGAGGATGTGTCCGGCGAAATGGAGGAGATGTTCGAGGCGGACATGGCGGGGGAGGGCGGGGATGAAGAGTAG